The segment CAGGTAGTCGATGACGATCAGGCCGAGGCCGTGCTCACGCTGCAGGCGACGCGAACGCGAACGCATTTCCACCGGCGACATCGCCGGCGTGTCATCGATGAAGATCTTGGCCTCGGAAAGCATGGTGATTGCCGAGGTGACACGCGGCCAGTCTTCCTCGGCGAGGTCGCCGTTACGCAGGTGCTGCGCATGGATGCGGCCCAGCGAGGAGATCAGGCGGAAGGCCAGCTGCGAGGCGGACATTTCCATCGAGAACACCGCGACGGCCTTCTTGCTGCGCATGGCCGCGGCTTCGGCAAGGTTCAGCGCGAACGCGGTCTTACCCATCGACGGACGCGCCGCGACGATGATCAGGTCGGAGGGCTGCAGGCCCGCCGTCAGTTCGTCGAGGTCGGTAAAGCCGGTGGAAAGGCCGGTGAGCTGGCCGCGATTTTCGTAACGCTCGGTCAGCATGCGGAACGCATCGCTGACGGCCTCACGCATGGAGACGATGTCCTTCTTGCCGCGCGCACCGGATTCCGCGATACGGAACACGCGCTGCTCGGCCAGCTCCATCACTTCCTGGACGCTCTTGCCCTCGGGGCGAAAACCATCTTCGGTAATGGCCGTGCCGGCGTCGATCAGCTTGCGCAGCACGGATTTCTCGCGAACGATGTCGCCATAGGCGGCGATGTTGGCCGCGCTCGGCGTCGAGTTGGCCAGCTCCAGCAGGTAGGCCGGGCCGCCCATCATTTCGTCCATGCCGTTGGACTGGAACCATTCGCCGAGCGTGATGGCGTCGCAGGGCATGCCCTTGCCGGCCAGCTCGTTGATGGCCCGCCAGATCATCCGATGGTCCTTGCGGTAGAAATCCTCGTCGTTGAGCTTGTCGGCCACCTTGTCCAGCGCATCCGGCGAGAGCATCAGGCCGCCCAGCACCGCCTGCTCCGCTTCAATGGAGTTCGGTGGAACGCGCAGGGCGTCAAAGGCGGAAGGCTCGCGGCGGCGGCGTTCGCCGCGCTCACCGCGTTCGCCGCGGTTGCCGCGCTCGGGATTGAAGGACATGGATTACCTCGTCATGCAGGCGGCGCTTACCCGGGTCCGGGTCGCCGTATGGGCATGATACGCGCAGGGGTCGCACGCGTTGAGAGGATAAGTCTGTGGATAACTTGTGGGAAACGCCGCGGCCAGCCTATTTCGGGGCCTTGCCGTACCGATATTCGCCGATCAGCCACAGTTTCCGCTCATCCACGCCGTGACGATGGGCGCGGAAATCACCGTATTGCAGCTCCAGCGTAAACCCACGCCCCAGATCGACCAGGGCGCCCACATCCACTTCGTCACCCAGCATGGCGCGTCCCTGCACGGGCCGGAAATGCCGGTAGGTCACCTGCCAGTTCACCGGCCGGCCCACGTCCACGCGGCCCAGCAAGCCGACGTAGCGCTCGCGCAAGCCACTGTTGGGAATACGGAAAGCCACCACCCAGCCGTTGAACGCGCGCGCCGCGCCGTAGGCGACGTTCACGGCGTGGCGGCCGTCACCATCGAGCTTTTCCTCACCCACGCGCGCTGAAAGCGCTCTGTAGCCGATGGTCGCATCAAGCAGGTGGTAACCGAGGCTGAAGCGGCCGGGATTGTTGGCGTAGTCGTATTGCCGCGCCGCCTCGGCGGTCCAGCTAACGGCGAAACCCTCGCTTCCGAGGGACTGCGTGCCCGTATAGCGCATGCCAAGCGTTTTCACGGAGTTGGCCGACACCGTCTCGTTGCGGACGAAGTAGCCGTAGGCGGTGAGCGTACCGACCGGCAGCTGCTGGTCGGCGTGCAGCAGGTGGGCGTCGAGCTGCCAGCGGCGCTGGTCGCGATCGCGGAAATCGGCGCCCACCGTGCGATTGACCCGGCCTAGCCAGTAGTAGTCCAGCATCGCGCCCTGCCAGGCT is part of the Luteibacter pinisoli genome and harbors:
- a CDS encoding replicative DNA helicase, giving the protein MSFNPERGNRGERGERGERRRREPSAFDALRVPPNSIEAEQAVLGGLMLSPDALDKVADKLNDEDFYRKDHRMIWRAINELAGKGMPCDAITLGEWFQSNGMDEMMGGPAYLLELANSTPSAANIAAYGDIVREKSVLRKLIDAGTAITEDGFRPEGKSVQEVMELAEQRVFRIAESGARGKKDIVSMREAVSDAFRMLTERYENRGQLTGLSTGFTDLDELTAGLQPSDLIIVAARPSMGKTAFALNLAEAAAMRSKKAVAVFSMEMSASQLAFRLISSLGRIHAQHLRNGDLAEEDWPRVTSAITMLSEAKIFIDDTPAMSPVEMRSRSRRLQREHGLGLIVIDYLQLMQVPGNSENRATEISEISRGLKALAKELNVPVIALSQLNRSLEQRADKRPMMSDLRESGAIEQDADVIMFIYRDDYYNKESPDKGLAEIIIGKQRNGPTDTVKLAFLGHYTKFENWTPDSYVGSFD
- a CDS encoding alginate export family protein — translated: MAGMSAFAAEGPPESAPYIETRYRYSNLHSDGKPRRGHANTQRLQLGYLWRINEQWSAYGEGIRTWSLFGQQYDDGSARITPYPTEADPASTGITNAWVQYGQGDVAVRAGRQYVRLDNGRFFSNNPWRQNLQSFDGIHMAWKAWQGAMLDYYWLGRVNRTVGADFRDRDQRRWQLDAHLLHADQQLPVGTLTAYGYFVRNETVSANSVKTLGMRYTGTQSLGSEGFAVSWTAEAARQYDYANNPGRFSLGYHLLDATIGYRALSARVGEEKLDGDGRHAVNVAYGAARAFNGWVVAFRIPNSGLRERYVGLLGRVDVGRPVNWQVTYRHFRPVQGRAMLGDEVDVGALVDLGRGFTLELQYGDFRAHRHGVDERKLWLIGEYRYGKAPK